The following are encoded in a window of Lynx canadensis isolate LIC74 chromosome B1, mLynCan4.pri.v2, whole genome shotgun sequence genomic DNA:
- the LOC115512594 gene encoding non-histone chromosomal protein HMG-14, giving the protein MPKRKVSSAEGAAKEEPKRRSARLSAKPAPAKVEAKPKKAAGKEKSSDKKVQTKGKRGAKGKQAEVANQETKEDLPAENGETKNEESPASDEAGEKEAKSD; this is encoded by the coding sequence ATGCCCAAGAGGAAGGTCAGCTCCGCCGAGGGGGCGGCGAAGGAGGAGCCCAAGAGGAGGTCGGCGAGGTTGTCAGCTAAACCTGCTCCTGCAAAAGTGGAAGCGAAGCCAAAAAAGGCGGCGGGAAAGGAGAAATCTTCAGACAAAAAAGTGcaaacaaaggggaaaaggggagcAAAGGGAAAACAGGCTGAAGTGGCtaaccaagaaacaaaagaagacttACCTGCAGAAAATGGAGAAACTAAAAACGAGGAGAGTCCAGCCTCTGatgaagcaggagagaaagaagccaagtCTGATTAG